One Aminivibrio pyruvatiphilus DNA window includes the following coding sequences:
- a CDS encoding tripartite tricarboxylate transporter permease, with the protein MILDNILLGLSSVFTAYNMIAVAAGTGLGLLVGAMPGLSATMAIALLVPVTFVMRPETGISMLASIYMGAMYGGSIAAILVRTPGTPAAAATILDGYPMAQRGEAGRALGISLSASFFGGLLSSIFLLTIAPILGGIAVMFGPVELFSVAVLGMTIIGSLSQGSAIKGLLAGSLGLLFSTVGMDSITGIPRFTLGNINLFSGIPFTVALIGLFSIPQAIRLIEKDEGAVQRINSITDRILLPWKEIRPLIPTFIRSGLIGIFTGIIPGTGGDTACWFAYNEAKRFSDDKESFGKGNPHGLAAPEAANNAVVGGALIPTISLGIPGSSSTAVLLGGLMIHGIMPGPTLMTEYAGVTYTLLWAILLSNFFMLAEGILFTKACIFVTRVSNRVLSVAIVVLCVIGSFAINNNFFEVGLMFAFGILGYFMDKLKIPVAPMVVGLILGRMLDVSLHQSLLMSQGSWMIFLTNPISAVLLAVALFSLLQSTPMYTRWRTSKKKAREKS; encoded by the coding sequence ATGATCCTGGATAATATTCTTCTCGGCCTCTCGTCTGTCTTTACCGCGTACAACATGATTGCAGTGGCCGCAGGCACCGGACTGGGACTTCTTGTAGGAGCCATGCCCGGGCTTTCAGCCACAATGGCCATAGCCCTGCTCGTCCCCGTGACATTCGTTATGCGCCCGGAAACCGGCATCAGCATGCTGGCATCCATTTACATGGGGGCCATGTACGGCGGCTCCATCGCGGCGATTCTTGTCCGGACCCCCGGAACGCCTGCCGCCGCCGCGACCATTCTGGACGGATATCCCATGGCGCAGAGAGGCGAGGCCGGCAGAGCCCTCGGCATTTCGCTCTCCGCTTCCTTCTTCGGAGGATTGCTCAGTTCGATTTTTCTCCTCACCATTGCGCCCATACTCGGCGGAATAGCGGTAATGTTCGGACCTGTGGAACTCTTTTCCGTAGCAGTGCTCGGAATGACCATCATCGGTTCGCTTTCGCAGGGATCTGCGATCAAGGGACTTCTCGCCGGTTCCCTGGGACTTTTGTTTTCGACAGTGGGAATGGACTCCATAACCGGTATTCCACGGTTTACCCTGGGAAATATCAACCTTTTTTCCGGAATCCCCTTTACAGTGGCACTCATAGGCCTTTTTTCGATTCCCCAGGCAATCCGGCTCATCGAGAAGGATGAAGGAGCCGTGCAACGCATCAACTCCATTACCGACAGGATACTTCTTCCCTGGAAGGAAATCCGGCCCCTGATCCCCACCTTTATCCGCTCCGGGCTCATAGGGATCTTCACCGGCATCATACCGGGAACGGGCGGCGATACGGCATGCTGGTTCGCCTACAACGAGGCGAAACGGTTCTCGGACGACAAGGAGTCCTTCGGAAAGGGAAATCCCCACGGCCTTGCGGCTCCCGAAGCCGCGAACAACGCCGTCGTCGGGGGTGCGCTCATTCCTACCATCTCTCTCGGGATACCGGGCAGTTCATCAACGGCGGTGCTCCTCGGCGGGCTTATGATTCACGGAATCATGCCCGGGCCGACACTGATGACTGAATATGCTGGAGTCACCTACACCCTTCTCTGGGCCATCCTCCTCTCCAATTTCTTCATGCTTGCGGAAGGGATCCTGTTCACGAAAGCATGCATATTCGTGACGCGGGTCAGCAACAGGGTACTGTCGGTTGCAATCGTCGTGCTCTGCGTCATAGGCTCTTTCGCCATCAACAACAACTTCTTCGAGGTCGGGCTCATGTTCGCCTTCGGCATTCTCGGGTATTTCATGGACAAGCTGAAAATTCCGGTCGCACCCATGGTCGTCGGACTCATACTGGGGAGAATGCTTGACGTGAGTCTGCACCAGTCTCTTCTCATGAGCCAGGGGTCATGGATGATTTTCCTGACAAATCCCATTTCCGCAGTTCTGCTTGCGGTGGCACTCTTCTCACTGCTCCAGTCAACACCCATGTACACACGGTGGAGAACGTCGAAAAAGAAAGCCCGGGAGAAAAGCTGA
- a CDS encoding tripartite tricarboxylate transporter TctB family protein, producing the protein MLKHSLFAVFTFILGGYFFFKGNSMPSSAALFPQLVAGLVFLFSGAMVFKSLKEAKNGAGEPAPQSCDEQKIHVPRVILFTALIALYIFLIPRIGYFVATPLFMVVTYMFLRAIGFFRAILVSLGFSVFIYVLFVWFLKLPIPMGLLERFFEV; encoded by the coding sequence GTGCTGAAACACAGCCTTTTCGCCGTATTTACCTTTATTCTGGGAGGGTACTTTTTTTTCAAGGGCAACTCCATGCCCTCCAGCGCAGCCCTTTTTCCCCAGTTGGTTGCGGGACTGGTGTTCCTTTTTTCAGGGGCCATGGTTTTCAAGTCCCTGAAAGAAGCAAAAAACGGGGCAGGAGAACCCGCACCCCAATCTTGCGATGAACAAAAGATTCACGTTCCCCGGGTGATATTGTTCACAGCACTGATCGCCCTGTATATTTTTCTCATACCCCGAATAGGATATTTCGTGGCGACACCGCTCTTTATGGTCGTCACCTACATGTTCCTCAGGGCCATCGGCTTTTTCAGGGCCATTCTCGTCAGCCTGGGCTTCTCTGTGTTCATCTACGTTCTTTTTGTCTGGTTCCTGAAGCTTCCCATCCCCATGGGACTCCTGGAACGTTTCTTCGAAGTGTAG